CGCCGAGGAACGACGCGATGTGTTCAAACTGCGTGACGAGCGCCTGTCCTTTAACGCGTGGATTGTCTCCACCGACTGCGATCAAATGGAATCGTTTCCCTTGCATCCGGCGTTTGAAGTCGAGTTCGTCGTCGCGGAGTGACTCACTGAATCGGTCGATGAATAATTTCATCTTCGTCGACATCGAGTACCAGTAGATCGGCGTGATGAACAGGATATCATCGTGAAGAAGCATCTCTTCGACGATTCGACGATAGTCATCTCCAATCGGCAAGAACCCTCCATGGTGACGTCGGTCCTCAATCGGCTGGATCGAAACGTTCGCTAAATCGACCGCGGTGTGTGCGACACCTCTTAGTGCCTCTTCTCCAAGCCATTCACTGTTTCCTTTGCGGGAACTCCCGAAAATCGTATACATAACGTGCATCTCCTTTTGAATTCGACCTTTTTATTCTATGCCAAACTGCACTGTCAATACACCGATATGCTCACAATTGGTTTTGAATACGGGTTTTGCGGAAAAAGACAAGAAGACGAAAAACGAATAGGGGAGGAACAGTCGAATGGAGAGAAGTACGCTCATTGCGCTAGAAAAACACTTATACGCTATCCACCTCGAGATGGATGGACTGGCGCGTTTG
This window of the Exiguobacterium acetylicum genome carries:
- a CDS encoding flavodoxin family protein codes for the protein MYTIFGSSRKGNSEWLGEEALRGVAHTAVDLANVSIQPIEDRRHHGGFLPIGDDYRRIVEEMLLHDDILFITPIYWYSMSTKMKLFIDRFSESLRDDELDFKRRMQGKRFHLIAVGGDNPRVKGQALVTQFEHIASFLGATLETAILAEGNAPGEVEQDEQAIAAISAFREKMSDVRV